The DNA region CATTTTGTTTTGAATATTCCAATATTTCTACAATTTTATTTGAATAAGAACTTACTGTAAGTAATTGTGCATAAGAATCTAAAACTGTAGATATTGGACTTATAAATGCTCCTGATAATGATACAAAACTTATTACAGTTCCAATAGAAAAATCCCCTTCATTTACATAATATAACCCAATAACTATAATAAATAAAGGCATAATAAACTGTAATGAGGCATATAGTGTATTTAAATTTGCAGTTAATTTTCCTTTTTCAAAATCAACATTTTGTTTTTTTAAAAAACTTTTTTTCCATTTACTGTCAAAATATCTTTCAATAGAAAGAGATTTAATAGTATCAATATTTTCAAAAAATTCAACAAATACTTCTTGAGTAGAAACTTCATTAACAATACCCTTAGAAACTAATTCTCTATATTTCAAAGAATATATAAATGAAATACAACACATAATAACTGTTATTATTATTACAAATAAACTCAATAGTGGAGATAAAGCTATCATTGCTATTAAATAAACGATAGCAAATGACAAATCAACTCCTGCAAGTAAAATTCTTTGAGATAAAATTTGTTGTATTAAGTACAATGAATTTATTCTAAATAATAAGTCTCCAGTCCCTCTATTCATAAAAAATCTAAGAGGGAATTCCACCATTTTTTTCATAAAATCACTTAAAATATTTCTTTCAAAATATATTTGAAAATTTGTAAATGCAAAAATACGTCCTCTTTGTAATATATAGTATAAAAAACCAACTAAAAGTAATAAAAATATTACACCGAAAATAGAATTTCTGAAAAAATATATATAATTATCAATTATATATTTTTGAATTATAGCTAAAAATAAAGACATTCCTTGAACTAATATTGTTAACAATAGTATTATATATATATTTTTTTTTATTTTTGAAAATATTAATTTTAAAATTCCTATCCCATATGTATTATTTATACATTTTCCTTTAAATTCACTTTCTGGTATTAAAACAACATTATTAAAAGATTTAATAAATTCTTCTTCTGTTAATATTATTTTTCCTAAAGCAGGATCTACTACATAATATTTTCTATTTTTTACTTTTTCTAATATTACAAAATGATCTGAATTCCAATAACATATAATAGGTGTATTCAATTGTTTTAATAAACTTATGTCATTTACTTTTACACCTCTTGAATTTAATCCATAATCTAATAAAATTTTTTTTAAATCAGAAAAACTGGTTCCTCCTCTTGGAATTCCATATTTATCTTGAATTTCAAAAAGAGATATATTAATCCCGTAATATTTTAAAATCATTACTACAACGGCTAAACCACATTCACTATGTTGACTTTGTTCAACTAATATAATTTTTCTATTTCTCATTATTCTTATCCCATAAATAATTTACATAATCTTGTAAAGTTCTATATTTAAACATTCCATTCTGTTTCCAATATTTAGGCTCTGCTAAGTCCTTAGATGCTCTTAAAAAAACTGATTTATAATATAAAAATTGTTTTTCAGTTGTTTTACTAACAATTGGACGATATTCTTGACTAAAAGAATCAACAATAATATTAAAAATATCTCTAGGAGAAATATTATTAAAAGTATTATCATCCAAAAGTACAACACTTTCTAATACTTGCATACCTAAACTTTCCATAACATATTTAAGATATTCTTGAACTTCTATAAACCCATTATTTGATGTTGAAACAATGGATATACTTCTTTTTCCTAGTAATCTAAATATATGAAACCAATGTGAAATTCTCTCAATTAATAATTTCATATCCGATGACACTGCATGTGCATAAACAGGACTACTAAAAATTATAAAATCTGCTTCTAATAATTTTCTTTTTATAAGATTCCCATTATCATTTTCAATATTATCACAATTATCTATTCCAGTTAAAAACATCTCGCCATTTATTACTGGTAAAAGATTAAATTCTGTTGGTGTTATAATTTCTGTTTTCATATTTGAATTTTCTAAAATTTCAGATAATTCTTTAGAAAAAATCAAACTTTTAGATTTAGGATTTCTAGAACCTAAAATAAATAAAATCTTTTTCACTGTTACCATCCTCATTAAATAATTTTACATAAGCATAGGAATGCTTGGAATTTTAGGATTTAAAAGTCTCAATAATGTATAAGCAACACCTAATTCTGATTTAAACATACTTATAGGTGGAAAACCTTCAAACCTTTCAATAGAATACTTTCCATTATTAATTTTTCTATCAATCATTTGCCTAGCTACATATAAACCATAATTCAAAAATTCTTCATCATTTAAAACATTATATATATTTATTAATGAATCTATTTCACTTGAATTTCCATGACATAAACAATCACTTCTCATAAGTTTTATATTATTAATATATTTTTTTGAAATATTTTTATAAAAATTATAATTATTTTTATTATAATCATATAATATAGAAGAAACTAATCCTGCCTTACCTCTACACCAAGATCTAATTTCATTATCACCTATTTTATATTTTTTAAATTCATCAACATATATTTTTTCTGATAATAATAAAAATTCCTCTAATCCTGTAATTTTTCCTAATTTTGCAAAAGCTACTCCTATACCTAATTTACCATGAGCTATACCTGAATCTTCAATATTTTTATTTATATATATACTATTTATTTTATTTCCTAATTCAATACAAGTATTAAGTATATCTTCATCTTTTACTACACTATAATAATCTAAAAGAATACAAACAAGACTAGAAACACCAGTCAACCAAGATATATCATCATATTTTTCTGATTTTATAAAATATTTAATTGAAATATAACATTCTCTGATATACTCTGTTATATCTTTGTTTCGAGGGTTAAATTCTAATAATTTCAGTGCAAAATATAACCCACTAAAAGGTCCTACAAAAGCTGAAGTTCCAATAGATAAACTTAATACAGGTTTTTTAATAGTTTTCATACAAAAATTAGCAATATTTCTATATTTTTTGTTATTAAACTCTAAATCTAAGTAATGAAAAAATAAACCTATTCCAGCTAAACCGGAATGTAAATCTACTTGAGCAGGAATTGGAGAAAAATCTCTTTCTTCATCTATAGATAACCACGATATAGACTCATCTTCTAAGTCAACTGTAGCAGTGGAAATAATAGAATTTGCTATATTCATAATTTCTTCAATGATGCATTCTTTATTAATTTTAAAATTACTAAATGTAGTATTATTAAATTTCTCATTCGTATCTTTTAATCTAATATAATCCCCCATCTTTGTTTTTATAATAGTTTTTTGAATATTTATCATTTCATTTGTCTGATTATCAATATTAAAATATACTTTATTTATAGATGAACTAGAAAAAAAATTGTTAACTATAACTCGGTCTTTTGAATTTTTTAAGTATATCTTAGATATAGAAGTAGAAAAATAAGGTATGTCTCCGCATAATAAATCTTCATATTCAGATAAAAAAACTTCAGAATTTATTCCTGGCCATGCATATAAATTTTCTAATATTTTATCTATATTTAAAGCATTTTCCATACATGTAGGATGCAAAATAAAATTTAAAAATTGTGCATAGTTATTTGTAGGACGTAATAAAATACGTGTTACATATTCATAATTATCATTAAATATTTTTTTAAACTTATTCCCATTATCTAATATAAACTGAATACAGTTATCAAATCCATTCATAAAATCTTCTATATATTCTCTATAATCAATAATATTTCCATTAAATTTAACTCTATTATTTGCTCCTTTAATAATTCCTTTGGCTTTTTCAAACCTTACTCTTGCATTATCTATATCTTTTAGTTGTAAAACTCCTTGAATTTCTTGTTGAGTTCCACTAATCGCCCCTAAATCAACAGTTTCTAAATCATGATTTATAATTAACTTGCTTGGTAATATAATACTACTTGTTACAAAACTATTTATTAAGTCATAATTTTTCTTTGCAGCATTTGCTATATCATTAAAATTCATAGGCGGTCTGTTACAAAAAAATGTTTCACCATCAACAATAATTGGATATTCTCCTGAAATAATTATATTTTCCATATGCAAATCAGATATATTAAATATATAGCTTAATGCAAGTAATTGTCCAAATCTAATATAACATCTTGAAACTTCCTCAAGTTTTTCACAAGATTTATAATATATTTTTTTTACATAAGTATGATCTTTAAAATATAAAGATTCAGTTGTTTTCATAGGAATAATTTTATCACTTTTATTTAGTAAATCAATTACTTTTTCAAATAATTTTTCAATTTCTAAATTTGTAGGCTTATAATAGAAACTTTCACCTGTATTCATGACCAATTCAACTACGCTTTT from Oceanivirga salmonicida includes:
- a CDS encoding peptidase domain-containing ABC transporter, which codes for MRNRKIILVEQSQHSECGLAVVVMILKYYGINISLFEIQDKYGIPRGGTSFSDLKKILLDYGLNSRGVKVNDISLLKQLNTPIICYWNSDHFVILEKVKNRKYYVVDPALGKIILTEEEFIKSFNNVVLIPESEFKGKCINNTYGIGILKLIFSKIKKNIYIILLLTILVQGMSLFLAIIQKYIIDNYIYFFRNSIFGVIFLLLLVGFLYYILQRGRIFAFTNFQIYFERNILSDFMKKMVEFPLRFFMNRGTGDLLFRINSLYLIQQILSQRILLAGVDLSFAIVYLIAMIALSPLLSLFVIIITVIMCCISFIYSLKYRELVSKGIVNEVSTQEVFVEFFENIDTIKSLSIERYFDSKWKKSFLKKQNVDFEKGKLTANLNTLYASLQFIMPLFIIVIGLYYVNEGDFSIGTVISFVSLSGAFISPISTVLDSYAQLLTVSSYSNKIVEILEYSKQNDSSITIDNKNSINKFISLTIKNMSFRYSLFEDMCLKNINLTINSGDRIAIVGPSGSGKSTLLKLISGLLKVSDGEILINNMNISTFTREEISKFIAYSNQNSSVFNETIRNNILLAAKDNKISESEIYDICERLGINEIVKANPLGIDTIITNSGTNISGGQLQRIVLSRIIALNSPVLILDEPTSALDNLSEDYIFKYLLEKSESMVVVAHRLHTLKKFDKIIVMNNGMICESGTHDELIAQNGLYKSLYG
- a CDS encoding flavodoxin family protein; amino-acid sequence: MKKILFILGSRNPKSKSLIFSKELSEILENSNMKTEIITPTEFNLLPVINGEMFLTGIDNCDNIENDNGNLIKRKLLEADFIIFSSPVYAHAVSSDMKLLIERISHWFHIFRLLGKRSISIVSTSNNGFIEVQEYLKYVMESLGMQVLESVVLLDDNTFNNISPRDIFNIIVDSFSQEYRPIVSKTTEKQFLYYKSVFLRASKDLAEPKYWKQNGMFKYRTLQDYVNYLWDKNNEK
- the lanM gene encoding type 2 lanthipeptide synthetase LanM; protein product: MAVKEPIKPNLKNVYNSFIKNTNWYRSIEEILSSYDYSKSYDKELKYGNVFAPFIEYYSMKIADKLKSIEFISNDAIQYFCIYLANSLYNISIKTIIQELQYEKSEIKNKSDEEVLLIFLKKFQNKDYLENFYFKYPNLARKLFVECDKFFKFINNLLLDLVKDKKVLEKFILNNNKIEVFKFGEGDHHRGGKSVVELVMNTGESFYYKPTNLEIEKLFEKVIDLLNKSDKIIPMKTTESLYFKDHTYVKKIYYKSCEKLEEVSRCYIRFGQLLALSYIFNISDLHMENIIISGEYPIIVDGETFFCNRPPMNFNDIANAAKKNYDLINSFVTSSIILPSKLIINHDLETVDLGAISGTQQEIQGVLQLKDIDNARVRFEKAKGIIKGANNRVKFNGNIIDYREYIEDFMNGFDNCIQFILDNGNKFKKIFNDNYEYVTRILLRPTNNYAQFLNFILHPTCMENALNIDKILENLYAWPGINSEVFLSEYEDLLCGDIPYFSTSISKIYLKNSKDRVIVNNFFSSSSINKVYFNIDNQTNEMINIQKTIIKTKMGDYIRLKDTNEKFNNTTFSNFKINKECIIEEIMNIANSIISTATVDLEDESISWLSIDEERDFSPIPAQVDLHSGLAGIGLFFHYLDLEFNNKKYRNIANFCMKTIKKPVLSLSIGTSAFVGPFSGLYFALKLLEFNPRNKDITEYIRECYISIKYFIKSEKYDDISWLTGVSSLVCILLDYYSVVKDEDILNTCIELGNKINSIYINKNIEDSGIAHGKLGIGVAFAKLGKITGLEEFLLLSEKIYVDEFKKYKIGDNEIRSWCRGKAGLVSSILYDYNKNNYNFYKNISKKYINNIKLMRSDCLCHGNSSEIDSLINIYNVLNDEEFLNYGLYVARQMIDRKINNGKYSIERFEGFPPISMFKSELGVAYTLLRLLNPKIPSIPMLM